A window from Chitinophaga filiformis encodes these proteins:
- the lpxD gene encoding UDP-3-O-(3-hydroxymyristoyl)glucosamine N-acyltransferase, which produces MQFSALQLATMLDGKLEGNPDVKVSNIAKIEEAGEGMLSFIANPKYEEFIYTTNASILIVNESLVTEKPVKSTLIRVKDAYSSFALLLEKYKQMVGNKTGIQQPSYVPASVKTGQNVFIGAFAYLGENVVLGNNVKIYPGVYLGDNVTVNDDTVIFPGVKVYDNCILGRRVILHAGCVIGGDGFGFAPQPDGTYKKVPQIGNVIIHDDVEIGANTTIDRATMGSTIIRQGVKLDNLIQIAHNVDVDTNTVIAAQTGISGSTKIGKNCVIGGQVGLVGHIQLADGTKINAQSGLSKSIAEPNTALMGSPAFDYKSSLKSQAIFRNLPDLEKRVKELEDMVKQLLSVREGV; this is translated from the coding sequence ATGCAGTTTAGCGCATTACAATTGGCTACCATGCTGGATGGTAAGCTGGAAGGCAACCCGGACGTAAAAGTGAGCAACATCGCCAAGATTGAAGAGGCCGGTGAAGGGATGCTCAGTTTCATTGCCAATCCTAAATACGAAGAGTTCATTTATACTACCAATGCTTCGATACTGATAGTGAATGAGAGCCTTGTAACGGAAAAACCTGTTAAGTCAACCCTGATCAGGGTAAAAGATGCATATAGCAGCTTTGCCCTTCTCCTGGAAAAATATAAACAGATGGTGGGCAACAAAACCGGTATTCAGCAACCGTCCTATGTGCCTGCATCAGTTAAGACCGGCCAGAACGTCTTCATCGGCGCTTTTGCTTACCTGGGTGAGAATGTGGTGCTTGGAAACAATGTTAAAATATATCCCGGCGTATACCTTGGCGATAATGTTACTGTGAATGATGATACTGTCATTTTCCCCGGCGTAAAGGTATATGACAACTGTATATTAGGCCGCAGGGTGATCCTGCATGCGGGCTGTGTGATCGGTGGCGATGGTTTTGGCTTTGCACCGCAGCCTGACGGAACCTATAAGAAAGTGCCGCAGATCGGTAACGTGATCATTCACGATGATGTAGAAATAGGGGCAAATACTACAATAGACCGCGCTACAATGGGCTCTACCATCATCCGCCAGGGTGTTAAACTGGATAACCTGATCCAGATAGCGCACAATGTGGATGTGGATACCAACACTGTAATAGCGGCACAGACCGGTATTTCCGGCAGTACCAAGATCGGCAAGAACTGTGTGATAGGTGGACAGGTAGGCCTGGTGGGACATATTCAGCTGGCAGACGGTACCAAGATCAATGCGCAGAGCGGTTTGTCCAAATCGATAGCGGAACCCAATACAGCACTGATGGGATCTCCTGCCTTTGATTACAAAAGTTCACTGAAAAGTCAGGCAATTTTTAGAAATTTGCCCGACCTTGAAAAACGTGTGAAGGAATTGGAAGATATGGTAAAACAACTGCTTTCCGTGCGGGAAGGTGTTTGA
- a CDS encoding response regulator, giving the protein MSQINILWVDDEIESLKSQIMFLETKGYKVSALTNGYDALEFLRDQVVDVVLLDESMPGITGLETLGKIKEIDQQIPVVMITKNEAENVMDDAIGSQITDYLIKPVNPNQVLLSLKKIIDNKRLVAEKTTIAYQQEFRTLFMALNSNPDYNEWMDIYKKLVYWEMEMGKTNSPEMLEVLNSQKAEANTEFAKFISRNYASWVSPKSKEAPVMSHTLFRDKILPALDSEVPNFIIIIDNLRWDQWKAILPIFLESYRLVQEDTFYSILPTSTQYSRNAIFAGMLPVEIEQRFPEEWKNDDEEGGKNLHEEIFFADQLRRLKLDSRFSYTKVTTHNDGQHLVNNVHNLMSYPINVIVYNFVDMLSHARTEMEVLKELAADEMSYRSITASWFEHSPLHQALRKLADKKINLIVATDHGNVRVKTPVKVIGDKQTTTNLRYKHGRNLNYDAKEVLAFRDPKEAGLPRPNVNSSYIFAKEDGYLCYPNNYNYFVNFYRNTFQHGGISLEEVIVPVARLVSK; this is encoded by the coding sequence ATGAGTCAAATAAATATACTTTGGGTAGACGATGAAATAGAATCACTGAAATCCCAGATCATGTTCCTGGAAACCAAGGGGTATAAGGTATCCGCCCTCACCAACGGGTACGACGCCCTTGAATTCCTGCGTGACCAGGTGGTGGATGTTGTGTTGCTGGATGAATCTATGCCGGGTATAACAGGGCTCGAAACCCTGGGGAAGATCAAAGAGATCGACCAGCAGATCCCCGTGGTAATGATCACCAAGAATGAGGCAGAAAATGTGATGGACGATGCGATCGGCTCCCAGATCACAGACTACCTGATCAAGCCGGTGAACCCCAACCAGGTGCTCCTTTCCCTGAAAAAGATCATTGACAACAAACGCCTGGTGGCCGAAAAGACCACCATTGCCTACCAGCAGGAGTTCCGCACACTGTTCATGGCCCTGAACTCCAACCCGGACTATAACGAATGGATGGATATCTATAAGAAACTGGTATACTGGGAAATGGAAATGGGCAAAACAAACAGCCCCGAAATGCTGGAGGTGCTGAACTCCCAGAAAGCTGAAGCTAATACCGAGTTTGCCAAATTCATCAGCCGGAACTATGCCAGCTGGGTAAGCCCGAAATCAAAAGAGGCGCCTGTGATGTCGCATACCCTGTTCCGGGATAAGATCCTGCCGGCGCTGGACAGCGAGGTGCCTAATTTTATTATCATCATAGACAACCTCCGCTGGGACCAGTGGAAGGCGATACTGCCCATTTTCCTGGAGTCTTACCGCCTGGTGCAGGAAGATACTTTTTACAGTATCCTGCCCACCTCTACCCAATACAGCCGTAATGCCATTTTTGCCGGCATGCTGCCCGTAGAGATAGAACAACGCTTCCCGGAAGAGTGGAAAAATGACGACGAGGAGGGTGGAAAGAACCTGCATGAAGAAATATTCTTTGCAGATCAGCTCCGCCGCCTGAAACTGGACAGCCGTTTTTCATATACAAAGGTGACCACCCACAACGACGGGCAGCACCTGGTCAACAATGTCCATAACCTGATGTCTTACCCCATCAATGTGATTGTGTATAATTTCGTGGATATGCTCAGCCACGCCCGTACAGAAATGGAAGTGCTGAAAGAACTGGCGGCCGATGAAATGTCCTATCGCTCTATTACGGCGAGCTGGTTCGAACATTCACCGCTACACCAGGCCCTCCGTAAGCTGGCAGATAAAAAGATCAACCTCATCGTGGCCACCGACCATGGCAATGTGAGGGTGAAAACACCTGTAAAAGTGATCGGCGACAAGCAAACCACTACCAATCTCCGGTATAAGCACGGCCGTAACCTGAACTACGATGCAAAGGAAGTACTGGCTTTCCGCGATCCCAAAGAGGCAGGTCTGCCCAGGCCCAATGTGAATTCCTCCTACATCTTTGCCAAAGAGGACGGTTATCTCTGCTATCCGAATAACTATAATTACTTCGTTAATTTCTACCGGAATACTTTCCAGCACGGCGGTATCTCACTGGAAGAAGTGATCGTGCCCGTGGCAAGGCTGGTGAGTAAATAG
- a CDS encoding ComEA family DNA-binding protein, translating into MKQTLWKAYNSFSRKERQGILFLLLLTGTCMAVPSLWERFLPVQAEVYTADSTLSAEVAAFRSALLNSGKVFPGDAGSDVHRRRFTFDPNTIDATEWETLGLEKKVISNIQRYIARGGRFRRKEDLQKIYGLPPGLCDELMPFVRIGGQPPGAFRRYMGYRQDTAHGRYGQYVRHGQEEGPYRKAYNNRIPVLDINTADSSLWESLPGIGPVLAARIVKFRDKLGGFYAISQVGETYGLADSTFNKIQPSLRLHKVSLKKIDLNQMDEKSLAQHPYIRHKLARLIVLYRSNHGPFRQAEDLLGIPLVDDSIYRKIEHYIKTENSPL; encoded by the coding sequence ATGAAGCAGACGTTATGGAAAGCTTACAATAGTTTTTCGCGAAAGGAAAGGCAGGGTATTTTATTCCTGTTGCTACTGACAGGTACCTGCATGGCCGTACCTTCCCTGTGGGAGCGCTTTCTGCCTGTACAGGCAGAAGTATATACGGCAGATAGTACCCTGTCTGCCGAGGTAGCCGCCTTCCGTAGTGCGCTGTTGAACAGCGGAAAGGTTTTCCCGGGGGATGCTGGTAGCGATGTTCACCGCCGCCGGTTCACCTTCGATCCGAATACAATAGACGCTACGGAGTGGGAGACCCTGGGACTGGAAAAAAAGGTGATCAGTAATATACAGCGCTATATTGCCCGGGGCGGCCGGTTTCGCCGGAAAGAAGATCTGCAGAAGATCTATGGATTGCCGCCGGGGCTTTGTGATGAACTGATGCCTTTTGTCCGGATCGGCGGACAGCCGCCGGGTGCCTTCCGGCGTTATATGGGCTACAGGCAGGACACAGCGCATGGGAGGTATGGTCAGTATGTTCGTCACGGGCAGGAGGAAGGGCCCTACCGGAAAGCTTATAATAACAGGATACCTGTGCTGGACATCAATACGGCCGATTCCTCACTGTGGGAATCACTACCGGGAATAGGACCTGTGCTGGCAGCCCGCATTGTAAAATTCCGGGACAAGCTGGGCGGCTTTTACGCTATCAGCCAGGTAGGAGAAACCTACGGCCTGGCGGATAGTACATTTAATAAAATTCAACCTTCTCTGCGATTGCATAAGGTTTCACTAAAAAAAATCGACCTCAACCAGATGGATGAAAAATCTTTGGCACAACATCCATACATACGACATAAACTGGCGCGGTTAATAGTACTGTATCGCAGTAACCACGGGCCTTTCAGGCAAGCGGAAGACCTTCTTGGCATACCATTGGTAGATGATAGTATTTATCGTAAAATTGAACATTACATCAAAACAGAAAATTCCCCATTATGA
- the lpxA gene encoding acyl-ACP--UDP-N-acetylglucosamine O-acyltransferase → MIHPLTYIHPDAKVAPNVKIDPFTVIHKNVEIGDGTWIGSNVTIMEGARIGKNCRIFPGAVISAIPQDLKFAGEETTTEIGDNTTIREYVTINRGTKDKWKTVIGRNCLIMAYSHIAHDCEVGDSCVFSNNTTLAGHITVGDHVVLAGMVAVQQFCKIGAHAFVTGGSLVRKDVPPYVKAAREPLSYVGVNSIGLKRRGFSLEKINHVLDIYRIIFVKGYKLSKAISIIEAEYPATDERDEILSFIRESGRGIMKGYTSLASDE, encoded by the coding sequence ATGATCCATCCGCTAACTTACATTCACCCGGACGCCAAAGTTGCGCCAAACGTAAAGATCGATCCCTTCACCGTCATTCATAAGAATGTTGAAATCGGAGACGGCACCTGGATCGGCTCCAATGTCACCATCATGGAAGGCGCCAGGATCGGTAAGAACTGCCGTATCTTTCCCGGGGCTGTAATTTCCGCCATCCCGCAAGATCTGAAATTTGCAGGCGAAGAAACCACAACTGAAATCGGAGACAACACCACCATCAGAGAGTACGTAACCATAAACAGAGGAACCAAGGATAAATGGAAAACCGTTATCGGCAGGAACTGCCTGATCATGGCCTACAGCCATATTGCACACGATTGTGAAGTGGGCGATAGCTGTGTATTTTCCAACAACACTACCCTGGCAGGCCATATCACCGTGGGCGACCACGTAGTACTGGCGGGCATGGTAGCCGTTCAGCAGTTCTGTAAAATAGGCGCACATGCCTTTGTTACAGGTGGTTCCCTCGTTAGAAAGGACGTACCACCTTACGTAAAGGCAGCGCGTGAGCCACTGTCATACGTAGGCGTGAACTCCATTGGTCTCAAGAGAAGAGGTTTCTCTCTCGAAAAGATCAATCATGTACTGGACATCTACCGCATCATATTCGTGAAAGGATACAAGCTGTCAAAAGCTATCAGTATCATTGAAGCGGAATATCCTGCCACAGATGAAAGGGATGAGATACTTTCCTTCATACGTGAATCCGGCAGGGGCATTATGAAAGGTTATACGTCACTAGCCAGCGACGAATGA
- a CDS encoding MFS transporter, whose amino-acid sequence MQTASKKVINGWAMYDWANSVYNLVITTTFFPIYFTTITHSDTTGDNVSFFGRTFVNSALYDYSMAAAFMLAALLSPILSSIADTRGNKKRYLMLFTWLGGLSCCALFNFKGPDPSVEYGAIFFILATLGYCGGLVFYNSYLPEIAAIEDRDRISARGYAMGYIGSVLLQLIGFALVVVKPFGIDGGMPVRITFLLTGLWWIGFAQITFMRLPASKATVQQHSASALTEGFRELKKVYAQVKVMPVLKRFLRGFFFYSMGVQTVMMAATIFGSQELGLPADKLIMAVVAIQVVAVLGAWGIARLSGKFGNLPVLMVVVILWMVICLVGYRMQTATDFYILAVVVGLVMGGVQSLSRSTYAKLMPETDDTASFFSYYDVVEKLSIAIGMITFGYIHELTGSMRNSVLALIAFFFTGLIWLYAALQKQKRLTTGS is encoded by the coding sequence ATGCAAACTGCCAGTAAAAAAGTAATCAATGGCTGGGCAATGTATGACTGGGCCAACTCAGTATACAACCTCGTAATTACCACCACTTTTTTCCCTATTTATTTCACGACCATTACGCACTCTGATACCACAGGCGACAATGTAAGCTTCTTCGGAAGAACGTTCGTGAACTCTGCATTGTACGACTACTCCATGGCCGCCGCCTTTATGCTTGCAGCGCTGCTGTCGCCCATACTCTCTTCCATAGCGGATACACGGGGCAATAAGAAAAGATATCTCATGCTGTTCACCTGGCTGGGCGGATTAAGCTGCTGTGCTTTGTTCAATTTCAAAGGACCGGACCCCAGCGTTGAATACGGCGCCATCTTCTTTATACTGGCTACGCTTGGATATTGCGGAGGCCTGGTATTTTACAATTCTTATCTGCCGGAAATAGCTGCGATAGAAGACCGCGACCGCATCAGTGCCAGGGGATATGCAATGGGATATATAGGTAGTGTACTGTTACAGCTGATAGGTTTTGCGCTTGTGGTGGTAAAACCCTTCGGTATTGACGGAGGTATGCCGGTACGTATCACCTTCCTGTTGACTGGCCTCTGGTGGATAGGCTTTGCACAGATCACCTTTATGCGCCTGCCCGCTTCTAAGGCAACCGTACAGCAACATAGCGCCAGCGCACTGACAGAAGGCTTCCGCGAGCTCAAAAAAGTATATGCACAGGTGAAGGTAATGCCGGTATTGAAAAGGTTCCTGCGTGGATTCTTCTTTTACAGCATGGGCGTTCAGACGGTGATGATGGCGGCGACCATCTTCGGAAGCCAGGAGCTGGGGTTGCCTGCCGACAAGTTGATAATGGCTGTAGTAGCCATCCAGGTAGTAGCTGTACTTGGCGCATGGGGTATAGCCAGGCTGTCGGGCAAATTTGGTAACCTCCCGGTATTAATGGTCGTTGTCATATTATGGATGGTCATCTGCCTGGTCGGATATCGTATGCAGACAGCCACAGATTTCTATATACTGGCGGTAGTGGTCGGCCTTGTAATGGGTGGTGTACAATCCCTCAGCCGTTCTACCTATGCCAAGCTAATGCCTGAAACAGACGACACTGCATCGTTCTTCAGTTACTATGACGTGGTAGAGAAATTATCTATCGCCATAGGGATGATCACTTTCGGTTATATCCATGAGCTGACAGGCAGCATGCGTAACTCTGTGCTGGCGCTGATCGCGTTCTTCTTCACAGGCCTCATCTGGCTCTATGCGGCGCTGCAAAAACAAAAAAGGCTTACTACAGGAAGCTGA
- a CDS encoding HD domain-containing protein, which translates to MAERKRKIVNDPVYGFITIDHPLIFTLISHPYYQRLRRIHQMALAHLVYPGAMHTRFHHSMGAYHLMCFALMELRAKGVQITAEEEVATKMAILLHDIGHGPYSHALENGIIEGVSHEKISQWLMEELNREMNGALTLTIEIFNGRYHKTFLHQLVSSQLDVDRMDYLNRDSFYTGVSEGVIGYDRIIKMLTVHRDELMVEEKGIYSIEKFIVARRLMYWQVYLHKTVLSAENMLVKILRRAKELALQGVSLYASPALEYFLYHTITAANFEQEPHCLQQFCLLDDYDIMGAIKVWAQHPDKILSLLCNWLINRHLFKCVLSNEAFDTESIHLMKQKVQQQYGISGRDLDYFVFTGTACLSAYNVNNEKINILFKDGTVKDISSIDNALVSHTLAIPVKKFYICHPKI; encoded by the coding sequence ATGGCAGAACGCAAGCGTAAAATTGTGAACGATCCGGTATATGGCTTCATTACGATTGACCATCCGTTGATCTTTACATTGATCTCCCATCCATATTATCAGCGTTTGCGCAGGATCCACCAGATGGCCCTGGCACACCTGGTATATCCGGGCGCAATGCATACCCGTTTTCATCATAGCATGGGCGCCTATCACCTGATGTGTTTTGCCTTAATGGAGCTTCGGGCCAAGGGTGTACAGATCACGGCAGAGGAAGAGGTTGCTACAAAGATGGCCATACTTTTGCATGATATAGGTCATGGTCCTTACTCACATGCATTGGAGAATGGCATCATTGAGGGCGTATCTCACGAAAAGATCAGCCAGTGGCTGATGGAAGAGCTGAATAGGGAAATGAACGGGGCGCTGACGCTGACGATAGAGATCTTTAACGGCCGTTATCACAAAACCTTTCTGCATCAGCTGGTTTCCAGCCAGTTAGACGTAGACAGGATGGATTATCTGAACCGGGACAGTTTTTATACGGGCGTTTCTGAAGGCGTGATTGGATATGACAGAATAATAAAAATGCTGACAGTACACCGTGATGAGCTCATGGTGGAAGAGAAGGGGATCTATTCGATAGAGAAGTTCATTGTAGCGCGCCGCCTGATGTACTGGCAGGTTTACCTGCACAAAACGGTGCTGAGCGCGGAGAATATGCTGGTAAAAATACTGCGCAGGGCCAAGGAACTGGCTTTACAGGGCGTATCCCTGTATGCTTCGCCGGCTTTGGAGTATTTTCTCTATCATACGATCACCGCCGCCAACTTTGAACAGGAGCCGCATTGTCTGCAACAGTTCTGCCTGCTGGATGATTATGACATCATGGGAGCGATCAAGGTCTGGGCGCAACACCCGGATAAAATATTATCGCTGCTTTGTAACTGGCTCATCAACAGGCATCTGTTCAAGTGCGTGCTGAGCAATGAGGCCTTCGATACGGAAAGTATTCACCTCATGAAGCAGAAAGTGCAGCAGCAGTACGGCATTAGCGGTAGGGACCTGGACTATTTCGTCTTCACGGGCACAGCCTGTCTCAGTGCTTACAATGTGAATAATGAGAAGATCAATATTCTCTTTAAAGACGGAACTGTAAAAGACATTTCGTCTATTGACAATGCACTGGTTAGTCATACGCTGGCTATACCCGTAAAAAAATTCTACATTTGTCATCCAAAAATCTGA
- a CDS encoding bifunctional UDP-3-O-[3-hydroxymyristoyl] N-acetylglucosamine deacetylase/3-hydroxyacyl-ACP dehydratase, with the protein MDSQQSSNQHTIKAPVTISGVGLHTGAHVNMTLKPATPGYGIKFQRVDLPEQPVVKADVDYVVDTSRSTTLEHNGARVSTIEHIMAALVGTGVDNVHIEIDGPEIPIMDGSSYPFIQKIEEAGIAEQDAKKVWYSIDTNINYYDDSKNVEMVALPAVDYRITCLIDFNSPVLGTQHANLNSLQDFRQEVAPCRTFVFLHELEYLISNNLIKGGDINNAIVIVDKPVSDEQLDGLAKVFKRKNISVAQREGILNNIQLHFPNEPARHKLLDIVGDLALVGVPIKAHIIANRPGHASNVEFARKIKQYIKKNRHIKDVPVYDPNKPAIFDLPRIERTLPHRYPMLLVDKIIDLTDTQVTGIKNVTFNEHFFQGHFPNNPVMPGVLQVEALAQCGGILALNTVPDPQNYDTYFIKIDNCKFKQKVFPGDTMILKMELLSPIRRGIVEMRGTVFVGNKVVTEGDLTAQIIKTRES; encoded by the coding sequence ATGGATAGTCAACAGTCGTCTAACCAACACACGATAAAAGCCCCAGTTACCATATCGGGTGTTGGTTTACACACAGGAGCGCATGTAAACATGACCCTGAAGCCGGCCACTCCCGGTTACGGTATTAAATTTCAGCGTGTAGATCTGCCTGAACAACCTGTAGTTAAAGCCGATGTCGATTATGTCGTGGATACTTCACGCAGCACGACCCTCGAACACAACGGCGCCCGCGTGAGTACGATTGAGCATATTATGGCTGCCCTGGTAGGAACAGGGGTTGATAACGTACACATCGAGATCGATGGTCCTGAAATTCCGATCATGGATGGTAGTTCCTATCCCTTTATCCAGAAGATAGAGGAAGCTGGTATTGCCGAACAGGATGCCAAGAAGGTATGGTATTCTATTGACACTAACATCAATTACTACGACGATTCAAAGAACGTAGAGATGGTGGCCCTTCCGGCAGTGGATTACCGCATTACCTGCCTGATCGATTTCAATTCTCCTGTTTTAGGAACACAACATGCTAATCTGAACAGCCTGCAGGATTTCAGACAGGAAGTAGCGCCCTGCCGTACTTTCGTATTCCTGCACGAACTGGAATACCTGATCTCCAACAACCTGATCAAAGGTGGTGATATCAACAACGCTATCGTGATTGTTGACAAACCGGTAAGCGATGAACAACTGGACGGCCTTGCCAAGGTATTCAAACGTAAGAATATCAGCGTAGCGCAAAGAGAAGGTATCCTCAACAACATACAGCTTCACTTCCCGAATGAACCAGCGCGTCACAAGCTGCTGGACATCGTGGGCGACCTGGCGCTGGTAGGCGTTCCTATTAAGGCGCATATCATTGCAAACCGTCCCGGACATGCTTCCAACGTGGAGTTTGCCCGTAAGATCAAACAGTATATCAAAAAGAACAGGCACATCAAAGATGTGCCCGTATATGATCCTAATAAACCAGCGATCTTTGATCTGCCGCGTATCGAAAGAACGTTGCCGCATCGTTATCCGATGCTGCTGGTGGATAAAATCATCGATCTTACCGATACACAGGTAACAGGTATCAAAAACGTTACCTTCAACGAGCACTTCTTCCAGGGCCACTTCCCTAATAATCCCGTAATGCCGGGCGTATTGCAGGTGGAAGCGCTGGCACAGTGCGGAGGTATTCTTGCGCTCAACACTGTTCCCGATCCTCAGAATTACGATACCTATTTTATTAAGATCGACAACTGTAAGTTCAAGCAGAAAGTATTTCCAGGAGACACAATGATCCTGAAGATGGAATTGCTGAGCCCCATCAGAAGAGGCATAGTAGAAATGAGAGGAACCGTATTTGTAGGTAACAAGGTAGTAACTGAAGGTGATCTGACCGCTCAAATCATTAAAACAAGAGAAAGCTAA
- a CDS encoding ABC transporter ATP-binding protein yields MKITLHQTGKRFNYDWIFRRVSATFEAGGRYAILGPNGSGKSTLLQVISGHLHHNEGSVTYSTPEEPLSPDQFFRHCAIAAPYLELVEEFTLAESLQFHLQFKQFIPAITPADAVALVGLEKSMNKQIRYFSSGMKQRLKLALTIFSDVPVLLLDEPCTNLDAAGIRLYQQLITDYSGDRLIIVSSNDEQEYFMCPNHIRIQDYK; encoded by the coding sequence ATGAAAATAACGCTGCACCAGACAGGCAAACGATTTAACTACGACTGGATCTTCCGTCGTGTATCCGCCACCTTTGAGGCAGGCGGAAGGTATGCCATACTGGGTCCCAATGGCTCGGGGAAATCCACACTCTTACAAGTTATCAGCGGACACCTCCATCACAATGAAGGCTCCGTTACTTATAGCACACCGGAAGAACCGCTCAGCCCTGATCAGTTCTTCCGGCATTGTGCCATTGCTGCTCCTTACCTCGAACTGGTAGAGGAATTTACACTGGCAGAAAGTCTGCAGTTCCACCTGCAGTTCAAACAATTCATTCCTGCTATCACTCCCGCAGATGCTGTGGCCCTGGTGGGCCTGGAGAAATCCATGAATAAACAGATCCGCTATTTTTCATCCGGCATGAAACAAAGACTGAAACTGGCATTGACCATTTTCTCAGATGTTCCTGTGCTGCTGCTGGATGAACCCTGTACTAACCTGGATGCCGCAGGTATCCGGCTCTATCAGCAACTTATTACCGATTATAGCGGCGACCGTCTTATCATTGTCAGTTCAAATGATGAGCAGGAATACTTCATGTGTCCGAACCACATCAGGATACAGGATTATAAATAA
- a CDS encoding MBL fold metallo-hydrolase → MKVTFLGTGTSQGVPVIACGCRVCTSSDPRDKRLRSSILISDTPAGNIVIDTTPDFRYQMLRVGLKHLEAVLITHSHKDHIAGMDDIRAFNYFQQRAIDIYATEFTQQVIRNEFSYAFTEQKYPGIPELNLRTIGAAPFNVNGLDIIPVNVMHHRMPVLGFRFNDFTYITDANFIAEEEKEKIRGSKVLVLNTLRKEKHISHFTLDEAIAIGRELEIPQVYFTHISHQLGLHEEISAELPAGMALAYDGLEVIL, encoded by the coding sequence TTGAAAGTCACCTTTTTAGGAACAGGTACATCACAGGGCGTACCTGTTATAGCTTGTGGTTGCCGGGTCTGTACCTCATCCGATCCGAGAGATAAACGCCTGCGCAGCAGCATCCTGATATCTGATACGCCCGCCGGTAACATTGTTATCGATACAACGCCCGACTTCCGTTACCAGATGCTCAGGGTAGGGTTAAAACACCTGGAAGCGGTGCTGATCACCCATTCCCATAAAGATCATATTGCCGGCATGGACGATATCCGTGCCTTTAACTATTTTCAGCAACGGGCTATTGACATCTATGCCACAGAATTTACACAGCAGGTCATCCGTAATGAATTCTCCTATGCCTTTACCGAACAGAAATACCCCGGCATCCCGGAACTGAACCTTCGTACCATCGGTGCCGCTCCTTTTAATGTGAATGGCCTCGATATCATTCCTGTCAATGTGATGCATCACCGGATGCCCGTGCTGGGCTTCCGTTTCAATGATTTTACCTATATAACGGACGCTAATTTTATAGCAGAAGAGGAAAAAGAGAAGATCAGGGGCTCTAAAGTGCTTGTGCTCAATACCCTGAGAAAAGAGAAACATATTTCCCATTTTACGCTGGACGAGGCAATTGCCATCGGCCGTGAACTGGAGATCCCCCAGGTTTATTTTACCCATATCAGCCATCAGCTGGGCTTACATGAAGAAATTTCTGCAGAATTGCCTGCAGGCATGGCGCTGGCCTACGACGGGCTGGAAGTGATACTGTAA